The following are encoded in a window of Castanea sativa cultivar Marrone di Chiusa Pesio chromosome 5, ASM4071231v1 genomic DNA:
- the LOC142637227 gene encoding kinesin-like protein KIN-14C isoform X1 yields MASRNQNRPPRSPFTKKDGNDEVPLDKRRRIGAGRMVGPPLASRGRGRQAFSEVNSRQDVTATSDVGSGEGSECGTVEFTKEEVEALLNEKLKGKKLDPLKVKLDNAIDYIKRLKLCLKWFQQVEQNHVLEKEKLQSSIEAVEKKCTDTELEMKNKVEELNVIILDLRKTISSLEDRVAKEESDKLDAIECHRKEKEARVASEKLQASLSAQLEKTRQEKLAAEQKAASFEDMYKRGQEYNVSLQQYNGKLQKDNETISESLKRVEMEKLTIVENLSNLRCHNKALQDQLASFKASQDEVIKQKESLSNELRCLRVELQQVRDDRDRQVTQMQALTAEIVKYKEFTGKSCAELDNLTIKSNALEETCSSQREHIRTLQHQLTAANEKLKMADLSASETRTEFEEQKRTVCELQERLADAEFQLIEGEKLRKKLHNTILELKGNIRVFCRVRPLLPEDGVGTEATVIAYPTSTETLGRGIDLVQSAGQRYPFTFDKVFSHEASQQDVFVEISQLVQSALDGYKVCIFAYGQTGSGKTYTMMGRPETSVQKGLIPRSLEQIFQTSQSLQAQGWKYKMQASMLEIYNETIRDLLSTNRSSGLDMSRTENGAPGKQYTIKHDVNGNTHVSDLTIVDVCSINEISSLLQQAAHSRSVGRTQMNEQSSRSHFVFTLRISGVNESTEQQVQGVLNLIDLAGSERLSKSGSTGDRLKETQAINKSLSSLADVIFALAKKEDHVPFRNSKLTYLLQPCLGGDSKTLMFVNISPDPSSVGESLCSLRFAARVNSCEIGIPRRQTTVKPMDNRLSYG; encoded by the exons ATGGCTTCTCGTAACCAGAACCGACCTCCCCGTAGTCCCTTCACT AAAAAGGATGGTAATGACGAGGTTCCTTTAGACAAGCGTCGGAGAATTGGAGCAGGGAGAATGGTGGGGCCACCGTTGGCGAGCAGGGGCCGTGGGCGGCAAGCGTTTTCTGAGGTAAACAGTAGACAAGATGTTACGGCTACTAGTGATGTGGGAAGTGGCGAGGGGTCGGAGTGTGGAACTGTGGAGTTCACAAAGGAGGAGGTTGAGGCATTGTTGAATGAGAAGTTGAAGGGGAAGAAGCTTGATCCTCTTAAG GTTAAGCTGGATAACGCGATTGACTATATTAAGAGGCTCAAACTTTGCTTAAAATGGTTCCAACAAGTTGAACAAAACCATGTTCTTGAGAAGGAAAAGCTTCAAAGTTCGATTGAAGCTGTTGAGAAGAAGTGCACAGATACTG AGCTGGAGATGAAAAACAAGGTGGAGGAGTTAAATGTGATTATCTTAGACTTGCGGAAAACCATCTCTTCTTTGGAAGATAGAGTTGCAAAAGAAGAATCAGATAAGTTG GATGCGATCGAAtgtcatagaaaagaaaaagaagcaagaGTTGCTAGTGAGAAGTTGCAAGCTTCTCTTTCAGCTCAGCTTGAAAAAACTAGGCAGGAGAAATTAGCTGCTGAACAAAAG GCAGCCTCATTTGAAGATATGTACAAGCGAGGACAAGAATACAATGTGAGTTTACAACAATATAATGGCAAACTTCAAAAGGATAATGAAACAATTAGTGAGTCACTCAAACGAGTTGAAATGGAGAAATTGACTATTGTGGAGAATCTCAGCAATTTAAGGTGTCACAATAAGGCATTGCAAGACCAATTAGCTTCATTCAAA GCTTCACAGGATGAGgtgataaagcaaaaagaatcattATCAAATGAACTTAGATGCCTTCGAGTGGAATTGCAACAAGTGAGGGACGACCGTGATCGCCAAGTGACACAAATGCAGGCTTTAACTGCTGAAATAGTGAAGTATAAAGAATTTACTGGGAAATCTTGTGCAGAATTGGATAATTTGACGATAAAATCAAATGCCTTGGAG GAGACATGTTCTTCCCAAAGGGAGCACATTCGGACATTGCAGCATCAACTCACTGCTGCAAATGAGAAACTAAAG atGGCTGATTTATCTGCTTCAGAAACAAGGACAGAATTTGAAGAGCAAAAGAGAACTGTGTGTGAGCTACAAGAGCGACTGGCAGATGCAGAGTTTCAACTTATTGAAGGAGAGAAGTTAAGAAAAAAGCTGCACAACACAATTTTG GAACTAAAAGGGAACATTCGTGTATTTTGCCGAGTGCGTCCTTTATTGCCTGAAGATGGAGTTGGAACAGAAGCCACAGTAATTGCTTACCCTACATCAACAGAAACTCTTGGCCGGGGCATTGATTTGGTACAAAGTG CAGGACAGAGGTATCCTTTCACATTTGACAAAGTGTTTTCTCATGAGGCTTCTCAGCAGgatgtttttgttgaaatatcaCAGTTGGTACAGAGTGCCCTTGATGGTTATAAG GTTTGCATATTTGCTTATGGGCAAACGGGATCAGGAAAAACTTATACCATGATGGGTAGACCAGAAACTTCTGTGCAGAAAGGGCTGATACCACGTTCACTGGAACAAATCTTCCAGACAAGTCAGTCCCTTCAAGCTCAGGGCTGGAAATACAAAATGCAG GCTTCAATGTTGGAGATTTACAATGAGACCATCCGTGATTTGTTGTCAACAAATCGATCAAGTGGTCTGGACATGTCACGGACAGAAAATGGGGCTCCTGGAAAACAGTATACAATTAAGCATGATGTGAATGGAAATACACATGTTTCTGACCTTACTATAGTCGATGTTTGTAGCATAAATGAGATATCCTCCCTTCTACAGCAGGCTGCACACAGCAG GTCTGTGGGTAGGACGCAAATGAATGAGCAGTCCTCAAGAAGCCATTTTGTTTTTACATTGCGTATATCTGGTGTAAATGAG AGCACTGAGCAACAAGTACAGGGGGTATTAAACCTCATAGATCTTGCTGGAAGTGAGCGCCTATCCAAGAGTGGGTCAACTGGAGACCGTTTGAAGGAAACTCAG GCTATAAACAAAAGTTTGTCTTCGCTGGCTGATGTAATATTTGCATTGGCAAAGAAGGAGGACCATGTTCCTTTTAGGAACTCAAAACTGACATATCTTCTCCAG CCATGCCTAGGTGGAGATTCCAAAACCTTGATGTTTGTAAATATCTCCCCTGATCCATCTTCGGTTGGTGAGTCACTTTGCTCACTACGGTTTGCTGCCAGAGTCAATTCCTGTGAAATCGGAATTCCCCGACGTCAGACAACAGTGAAGCCTATGGATAACCGATTGAGCTATGGCTGA
- the LOC142637227 gene encoding kinesin-like protein KIN-14C isoform X2 — MASRNQNRPPRSPFTKKDGNDEVPLDKRRRIGAGRMVGPPLASRGRGRQAFSEVNSRQDVTATSDVGSGEGSECGTVEFTKEEVEALLNEKLKGKKLDPLKVKLDNAIDYIKRLKLCLKWFQQVEQNHVLEKEKLQSSIEAVEKKCTDTELEMKNKVEELNVIILDLRKTISSLEDRVAKEESDKLDAIECHRKEKEARVASEKLQASLSAQLEKTRQEKLAAEQKAASFEDMYKRGQEYNVSLQQYNGKLQKDNETISESLKRVEMEKLTIVENLSNLRCHNKALQDQLASFKASQDEVIKQKESLSNELRCLRVELQQVRDDRDRQVTQMQALTAEIVKYKEFTGKSCAELDNLTIKSNALEETCSSQREHIRTLQHQLTAANEKLKMADLSASETRTEFEEQKRTVCELQERLADAEFQLIEGEKLRKKLHNTILELKGNIRVFCRVRPLLPEDGVGTEATVIAYPTSTETLGRGIDLVQSGQRYPFTFDKVFSHEASQQDVFVEISQLVQSALDGYKVCIFAYGQTGSGKTYTMMGRPETSVQKGLIPRSLEQIFQTSQSLQAQGWKYKMQASMLEIYNETIRDLLSTNRSSGLDMSRTENGAPGKQYTIKHDVNGNTHVSDLTIVDVCSINEISSLLQQAAHSRSVGRTQMNEQSSRSHFVFTLRISGVNESTEQQVQGVLNLIDLAGSERLSKSGSTGDRLKETQAINKSLSSLADVIFALAKKEDHVPFRNSKLTYLLQPCLGGDSKTLMFVNISPDPSSVGESLCSLRFAARVNSCEIGIPRRQTTVKPMDNRLSYG; from the exons ATGGCTTCTCGTAACCAGAACCGACCTCCCCGTAGTCCCTTCACT AAAAAGGATGGTAATGACGAGGTTCCTTTAGACAAGCGTCGGAGAATTGGAGCAGGGAGAATGGTGGGGCCACCGTTGGCGAGCAGGGGCCGTGGGCGGCAAGCGTTTTCTGAGGTAAACAGTAGACAAGATGTTACGGCTACTAGTGATGTGGGAAGTGGCGAGGGGTCGGAGTGTGGAACTGTGGAGTTCACAAAGGAGGAGGTTGAGGCATTGTTGAATGAGAAGTTGAAGGGGAAGAAGCTTGATCCTCTTAAG GTTAAGCTGGATAACGCGATTGACTATATTAAGAGGCTCAAACTTTGCTTAAAATGGTTCCAACAAGTTGAACAAAACCATGTTCTTGAGAAGGAAAAGCTTCAAAGTTCGATTGAAGCTGTTGAGAAGAAGTGCACAGATACTG AGCTGGAGATGAAAAACAAGGTGGAGGAGTTAAATGTGATTATCTTAGACTTGCGGAAAACCATCTCTTCTTTGGAAGATAGAGTTGCAAAAGAAGAATCAGATAAGTTG GATGCGATCGAAtgtcatagaaaagaaaaagaagcaagaGTTGCTAGTGAGAAGTTGCAAGCTTCTCTTTCAGCTCAGCTTGAAAAAACTAGGCAGGAGAAATTAGCTGCTGAACAAAAG GCAGCCTCATTTGAAGATATGTACAAGCGAGGACAAGAATACAATGTGAGTTTACAACAATATAATGGCAAACTTCAAAAGGATAATGAAACAATTAGTGAGTCACTCAAACGAGTTGAAATGGAGAAATTGACTATTGTGGAGAATCTCAGCAATTTAAGGTGTCACAATAAGGCATTGCAAGACCAATTAGCTTCATTCAAA GCTTCACAGGATGAGgtgataaagcaaaaagaatcattATCAAATGAACTTAGATGCCTTCGAGTGGAATTGCAACAAGTGAGGGACGACCGTGATCGCCAAGTGACACAAATGCAGGCTTTAACTGCTGAAATAGTGAAGTATAAAGAATTTACTGGGAAATCTTGTGCAGAATTGGATAATTTGACGATAAAATCAAATGCCTTGGAG GAGACATGTTCTTCCCAAAGGGAGCACATTCGGACATTGCAGCATCAACTCACTGCTGCAAATGAGAAACTAAAG atGGCTGATTTATCTGCTTCAGAAACAAGGACAGAATTTGAAGAGCAAAAGAGAACTGTGTGTGAGCTACAAGAGCGACTGGCAGATGCAGAGTTTCAACTTATTGAAGGAGAGAAGTTAAGAAAAAAGCTGCACAACACAATTTTG GAACTAAAAGGGAACATTCGTGTATTTTGCCGAGTGCGTCCTTTATTGCCTGAAGATGGAGTTGGAACAGAAGCCACAGTAATTGCTTACCCTACATCAACAGAAACTCTTGGCCGGGGCATTGATTTGGTACAAAGTG GACAGAGGTATCCTTTCACATTTGACAAAGTGTTTTCTCATGAGGCTTCTCAGCAGgatgtttttgttgaaatatcaCAGTTGGTACAGAGTGCCCTTGATGGTTATAAG GTTTGCATATTTGCTTATGGGCAAACGGGATCAGGAAAAACTTATACCATGATGGGTAGACCAGAAACTTCTGTGCAGAAAGGGCTGATACCACGTTCACTGGAACAAATCTTCCAGACAAGTCAGTCCCTTCAAGCTCAGGGCTGGAAATACAAAATGCAG GCTTCAATGTTGGAGATTTACAATGAGACCATCCGTGATTTGTTGTCAACAAATCGATCAAGTGGTCTGGACATGTCACGGACAGAAAATGGGGCTCCTGGAAAACAGTATACAATTAAGCATGATGTGAATGGAAATACACATGTTTCTGACCTTACTATAGTCGATGTTTGTAGCATAAATGAGATATCCTCCCTTCTACAGCAGGCTGCACACAGCAG GTCTGTGGGTAGGACGCAAATGAATGAGCAGTCCTCAAGAAGCCATTTTGTTTTTACATTGCGTATATCTGGTGTAAATGAG AGCACTGAGCAACAAGTACAGGGGGTATTAAACCTCATAGATCTTGCTGGAAGTGAGCGCCTATCCAAGAGTGGGTCAACTGGAGACCGTTTGAAGGAAACTCAG GCTATAAACAAAAGTTTGTCTTCGCTGGCTGATGTAATATTTGCATTGGCAAAGAAGGAGGACCATGTTCCTTTTAGGAACTCAAAACTGACATATCTTCTCCAG CCATGCCTAGGTGGAGATTCCAAAACCTTGATGTTTGTAAATATCTCCCCTGATCCATCTTCGGTTGGTGAGTCACTTTGCTCACTACGGTTTGCTGCCAGAGTCAATTCCTGTGAAATCGGAATTCCCCGACGTCAGACAACAGTGAAGCCTATGGATAACCGATTGAGCTATGGCTGA